A genomic window from Streptomyces sp. HUAS YS2 includes:
- a CDS encoding PadR family transcriptional regulator encodes MSIRHGLLALLERGPRYGSQLRTEFESRTGQTWPLNVGQVYTTLNRLERDGLVGQGGEDDAGHALWTITDAGRDELKSWFEKPVDRTSPARDELAIKLAMAVGAPGVDIRAVIQSQRRHTVKAMQDYTRLKRQAVEAVEAVKGGPAGERDDIAWLLVLEQLIFQTEAEARWLDHCEARLIRLSATAAQDPGPGPSTAPGPHAGPGTQATTVPAAPEAALTARPPVPPTTR; translated from the coding sequence CGCGCTACGGGTCCCAGCTCCGTACGGAGTTCGAGTCCCGCACCGGCCAGACCTGGCCGCTCAACGTCGGTCAGGTCTACACGACCCTGAACCGCCTGGAGCGGGACGGCCTCGTCGGGCAGGGCGGCGAGGACGACGCCGGACACGCCCTGTGGACCATCACCGACGCCGGCCGGGACGAGCTGAAGTCCTGGTTCGAGAAGCCCGTCGACCGGACCAGCCCGGCCCGGGACGAACTGGCCATCAAGCTCGCCATGGCCGTCGGCGCGCCCGGCGTCGACATCCGCGCCGTCATCCAGTCGCAGCGCCGCCACACCGTGAAGGCCATGCAGGACTACACCCGGCTCAAGCGCCAGGCCGTCGAGGCCGTGGAGGCCGTCAAGGGCGGACCGGCGGGGGAGCGGGACGACATCGCCTGGCTGCTCGTGCTGGAACAGCTCATCTTCCAGACCGAGGCGGAGGCGCGGTGGCTGGACCACTGCGAGGCCCGGCTGATCCGGCTCTCCGCCACGGCGGCCCAGGACCCCGGTCCCGGGCCGAGTACGGCGCCCGGCCCGCACGCCGGTCCGGGCACGCAGGCCACGACCGTTCCCGCCGCACCGGAGGCCGCCCTGACCGCGCGTCCCCCGGTACCGCCCACCACCCGCTGA
- a CDS encoding ABC transporter ATP-binding protein, translating into MSASTPDRSSQPVLQLQNLTRVHGSGATEVHALRGIDLEVFPGELVAVMGPSGSGKSTLLTIAGGLDTPTSGHVIVEGTDITTADRKRLAALRRRSIGYVFQDYNLIPALTAAENVSLPRELDGVSARKARVEALAALEEMELAHLADRFPDEMSGGQQQRIALARALVGDRRLVLADEPTGALDSETGEAVLALLRSRCDAGAAGVLVTHEPRFAAWADRVVFLRDGAVVDQTVRSEADSLLSGRAAQR; encoded by the coding sequence ATGTCCGCTTCCACACCCGACCGTTCGTCGCAGCCCGTGCTGCAACTGCAGAACCTGACCCGGGTCCACGGCTCGGGCGCCACCGAGGTGCACGCCCTGCGCGGCATCGACCTCGAGGTCTTCCCGGGCGAACTCGTCGCCGTCATGGGGCCGTCGGGCTCCGGCAAGTCCACGCTGCTCACCATCGCCGGCGGCCTCGACACCCCCACATCCGGGCACGTCATCGTCGAGGGCACCGACATCACCACCGCCGACCGCAAGCGGCTGGCCGCCCTGCGCCGCCGCAGCATCGGCTACGTCTTCCAGGACTACAACCTCATCCCCGCGCTCACCGCCGCCGAGAACGTCTCGCTGCCCCGCGAGCTCGACGGCGTCTCCGCCCGCAAGGCCCGCGTCGAGGCCCTCGCTGCCCTGGAGGAGATGGAGCTGGCGCACCTCGCGGACCGCTTCCCGGACGAGATGTCCGGCGGCCAACAGCAGCGGATCGCCCTCGCCCGTGCCCTCGTCGGCGACCGCCGTCTGGTGCTCGCCGACGAGCCGACCGGCGCGCTCGACTCCGAGACCGGCGAGGCCGTCCTGGCCCTGCTGCGCAGCCGCTGCGACGCGGGCGCCGCCGGTGTCCTGGTCACCCACGAGCCGCGGTTCGCCGCGTGGGCGGACCGCGTGGTGTTCCTGCGCGACGGCGCCGTCGTCGACCAGACCGTCCGCAGCGAGGCCGACTCGCTCCTGTCCGGCCGGGCGGCCCAGCGGTGA
- a CDS encoding FtsX-like permease family protein has translation MTNWFHSWRAAVRIARRDAWRYKGRSFLVLAMIALPILGVSAADLTLRSSELSTEESLARSLGAADARLTESGYGSVPVFQDPTGGTSAPAAEDDDKPFPDGGTDVTKAIPAGASVLTDSTGTAKLTTEYGLLQTEVRELKADDPMARGMLTLLDGRFPQKADEVAVTEHFLETSGLRVGSSVTARGFERTYRITGVYELPGELTTDQVNALPGAFLGAYKKAADKAGLQRPNVSTTHLLKLSGGFTWNMVKEANTKGVVVVSRAVALDPPARSEIPLYQKEGWDPYEESPGARAAALAAVGTVVGLAMLEICLLAGPAFAVGARRSRRQLGLVGANGGDRRHIRAIVLSGGLVIGAAAAVVGTALGLILTYALRPVLEDYIGRRFGSFDIRPLELLGIALLAVLTGLFAAIVPAITSSRQSVLASLTGRRGVRRSNRVLPLVGLGAVLLGAAIALYGSVISDQFVVVAGGSAIAELGVVAMTPALVGMFGRTGRWLPLSPRLALRDAVRNRGRTAPAVAAVLAAVAGTVAVATYGASEEAQRRAEYRASLPHGAVSAFIEEDGGRDVPAVRDAVQRLLPIDLRADVDRVSVGRTGCSVYSRGSGCGLYELVIPKAHECPLWISTEENPDPLAKLSPEEIRKLSKDWRCKESDDNGVYVEGGLLIGDAKVLKVLGIKDAAAEQALAAGKLVTFTKPPVDTTGKVGIRLITDPDKADEARMKGTEPPGKVVSLPAHLATGEPRTYGVKALLTPAAAKAAGLTTVPYGALFSTDRMPGSEQRQKLDAELARLGSGVQLHVEEGYVSENGIVLLALTVFAGLVTIGAAGIATGLAQADAEADLKTLSAVGAPPRVRRTLSGFQCGVVAAMGVVLGSAAGVLPAMGLRLTEGRERQRWYEEALAQGFGDGGPAPYVPIVIPWATLATLLIVVPTGAAVLAALVTRSRGALARRAAT, from the coding sequence GTGACGAACTGGTTCCACTCCTGGCGCGCCGCGGTGCGCATCGCCCGCCGCGACGCCTGGCGCTACAAGGGACGCAGCTTCCTCGTCCTCGCCATGATCGCCCTGCCCATCCTGGGCGTCAGCGCCGCCGACCTGACCCTGCGCAGCTCCGAGCTCTCCACCGAGGAGTCCCTGGCCCGCTCTCTCGGCGCCGCCGACGCGCGCCTGACGGAGTCCGGATACGGCAGCGTGCCGGTCTTCCAGGACCCCACGGGAGGGACGAGCGCCCCGGCCGCCGAGGACGACGACAAGCCGTTCCCCGACGGCGGCACGGACGTCACCAAGGCCATACCCGCCGGAGCCTCGGTCCTGACCGACAGCACCGGCACGGCCAAGCTGACCACGGAGTACGGCCTGCTGCAGACGGAGGTCCGTGAGCTCAAGGCCGACGACCCGATGGCCCGCGGGATGCTCACCCTGCTCGACGGCAGGTTCCCGCAGAAGGCCGACGAGGTCGCCGTCACCGAACACTTCCTGGAGACCAGTGGCCTGCGGGTCGGCTCCTCCGTCACGGCCCGCGGGTTCGAACGCACGTACCGGATCACCGGCGTGTACGAGCTCCCCGGCGAACTGACGACCGACCAGGTCAACGCCCTGCCGGGCGCGTTCCTCGGCGCGTACAAGAAGGCGGCCGACAAGGCCGGCCTGCAGCGGCCCAACGTCTCCACCACCCACCTGCTGAAGCTCTCGGGTGGTTTCACGTGGAACATGGTCAAGGAGGCCAACACCAAGGGCGTCGTGGTCGTCTCCCGGGCCGTGGCGCTCGACCCGCCCGCCCGGTCCGAGATCCCGCTCTATCAGAAGGAGGGCTGGGACCCGTACGAGGAGAGCCCGGGCGCCCGCGCCGCCGCGCTCGCCGCCGTCGGCACCGTCGTCGGCCTGGCGATGCTGGAGATCTGCCTGCTCGCCGGCCCCGCGTTCGCCGTCGGCGCCCGCCGCTCGCGCCGACAGCTCGGCCTGGTCGGCGCCAACGGCGGCGACCGGCGCCACATCCGCGCCATCGTCCTCTCCGGCGGCCTGGTCATCGGCGCCGCCGCGGCCGTCGTCGGCACGGCACTCGGCCTGATCCTCACGTACGCGCTGCGGCCCGTCCTGGAGGACTACATCGGACGGCGGTTCGGCAGCTTCGACATCCGCCCGCTGGAACTCCTGGGCATCGCACTGCTCGCCGTTCTGACCGGCCTGTTCGCGGCGATCGTGCCGGCGATCACCTCCTCCCGGCAGTCCGTGCTCGCCTCGCTCACCGGCCGCCGCGGCGTCCGCCGCAGCAACCGGGTGCTTCCCCTGGTCGGCCTGGGCGCGGTGCTGCTCGGCGCGGCGATCGCCCTGTACGGGTCGGTGATCTCCGACCAGTTCGTCGTCGTCGCGGGCGGCAGCGCCATCGCCGAGCTGGGCGTGGTCGCCATGACGCCGGCCCTGGTCGGCATGTTCGGCCGCACCGGCCGCTGGCTGCCGCTCTCGCCCCGCCTCGCCCTGCGGGACGCGGTGCGCAACCGGGGCCGTACGGCCCCCGCCGTCGCCGCCGTGCTCGCCGCGGTCGCCGGCACCGTCGCCGTCGCCACCTACGGGGCCAGCGAGGAGGCCCAGCGGCGCGCCGAGTACCGGGCGTCGCTGCCGCACGGCGCGGTCTCCGCGTTCATCGAGGAGGACGGCGGCCGGGACGTCCCGGCGGTCCGCGACGCGGTGCAGCGCCTGCTGCCCATCGACCTCCGCGCGGACGTCGATCGGGTCTCCGTCGGCCGGACCGGCTGCTCGGTGTACAGCCGCGGCAGCGGCTGCGGCCTGTACGAGCTGGTGATCCCGAAGGCCCACGAGTGCCCGCTGTGGATCTCCACCGAGGAGAACCCGGACCCCCTGGCCAAACTCTCCCCCGAGGAGATCCGCAAGCTCTCGAAGGACTGGCGCTGCAAGGAGTCGGACGACAATGGCGTCTACGTCGAGGGCGGCCTGCTCATCGGCGACGCCAAGGTCCTGAAGGTCCTCGGCATCAAGGACGCCGCCGCCGAGCAGGCCCTGGCCGCGGGCAAGCTGGTCACCTTCACCAAGCCCCCGGTCGACACCACGGGCAAGGTCGGCATCCGGCTCATCACCGACCCGGACAAGGCGGACGAGGCGAGGATGAAGGGCACCGAGCCGCCCGGAAAGGTCGTGTCCCTGCCCGCCCACCTGGCGACCGGCGAGCCCCGGACGTACGGCGTGAAGGCGCTCCTCACCCCCGCGGCCGCCAAGGCCGCCGGGCTGACCACCGTCCCGTACGGAGCCCTGTTCAGCACCGACCGGATGCCCGGCTCCGAACAGCGGCAGAAGCTCGACGCCGAGCTCGCCAGGCTCGGCAGCGGCGTCCAGCTGCACGTGGAGGAGGGCTACGTCAGCGAGAACGGCATCGTCCTGCTCGCGCTGACCGTCTTCGCCGGTCTCGTCACCATCGGCGCCGCCGGCATCGCCACCGGCCTGGCCCAGGCCGATGCCGAGGCCGACCTGAAAACCCTCTCCGCGGTCGGCGCACCGCCGCGCGTCCGCCGCACCCTGAGCGGTTTCCAGTGCGGGGTGGTCGCGGCGATGGGTGTGGTCCTCGGATCGGCGGCGGGCGTGCTGCCCGCCATGGGCCTGCGGCTCACCGAGGGCCGCGAGCGGCAGCGCTGGTACGAGGAGGCGCTGGCGCAGGGCTTCGGCGACGGCGGCCCGGCCCCGTACGTGCCGATCGTCATCCCGTGGGCGACCCTCGCCACGCTGCTGATCGTCGTGCCGACCGGTGCCGCGGTGCTCGCGGCCCTCGTGACGCGCTCCCGCGGCGCACTGGCCCGCCGCGCGGCGACCTGA
- a CDS encoding bacterial proteasome activator family protein: MEMPRSERSSQESTPILVVGQDGTAIGGADDESREVPVTDMVEQPAKVMRIGSMIKQLLEEVRAAPLDEASRVRLKDIHASSVKELEDGLAPELVEELERLSLPFTDEAIPSEAELRIAQAQLVGWLEGLFHGIQTALFAQQMAARAQLEQMRRALPPGASHDDDEERGHGGARSGPYL; the protein is encoded by the coding sequence ATGGAGATGCCGAGGAGTGAACGGTCGTCGCAGGAGAGCACTCCCATCCTGGTGGTAGGCCAGGACGGGACGGCGATCGGCGGCGCGGACGACGAGTCGCGCGAGGTTCCCGTGACGGACATGGTCGAACAACCGGCAAAGGTCATGCGGATCGGCAGCATGATCAAGCAGCTCCTTGAGGAAGTCCGCGCGGCTCCTCTGGACGAGGCGAGCCGGGTCAGGCTCAAGGACATCCACGCCAGCTCCGTGAAGGAGCTGGAGGACGGGCTCGCTCCCGAGCTCGTCGAGGAACTGGAGCGGCTCTCGCTGCCGTTCACCGACGAGGCCATTCCCTCCGAAGCGGAACTGCGGATCGCGCAGGCGCAGTTGGTGGGCTGGCTGGAGGGTCTGTTCCACGGCATCCAGACGGCGCTGTTCGCCCAGCAGATGGCGGCCCGCGCCCAGTTGGAGCAGATGCGCCGGGCGCTCCCGCCGGGCGCTTCGCACGACGACGACGAGGAGCGCGGCCACGGCGGCGCGCGCTCGGGACCGTACCTGTAG
- a CDS encoding NAD(P)H-quinone oxidoreductase, producing MHAITIPEPGGPEALVWAEVPDPVPAEGEVLVEVVASAVNRADLLQRQGFYNPPPGSSPYPGLECSGRITALGPGVSGWSVGDEVCALLVGGGYAEKVAVPVGQLLPVPEGVDLVTAAALPEAICTVWSNVFMIAHLRPGETLLVHGGASGIGTTAIQLAKAVGAKVAVTAGGPEKLARCAELGADILIDYREQDFVEELHKATDGAGADVILDIVGAKYLERNVNALAVNGRLAIIGLQGGVKGELNLAALLGKRAAITATTLRSRPLHEKAAIVAAVREHVWPLISEGTIRPVIHTTVPMEDAAEGHRALDSGSHVGKVLLLAPQRD from the coding sequence ATGCATGCGATCACGATTCCGGAACCCGGCGGACCCGAGGCCCTCGTCTGGGCCGAGGTGCCCGATCCCGTGCCGGCCGAGGGCGAGGTCCTCGTCGAGGTGGTGGCGAGCGCGGTCAACCGCGCCGACCTGTTGCAGCGGCAGGGCTTCTACAACCCGCCGCCCGGCTCCTCCCCCTACCCGGGCCTGGAGTGCTCCGGCCGGATCACGGCGCTCGGCCCGGGGGTGTCCGGCTGGTCCGTCGGCGACGAGGTCTGCGCGCTGCTGGTCGGCGGCGGGTACGCGGAGAAGGTCGCCGTCCCCGTCGGGCAGTTGCTGCCCGTGCCGGAGGGCGTGGACCTGGTGACGGCGGCGGCGCTGCCGGAGGCGATCTGCACGGTCTGGTCGAACGTGTTCATGATCGCCCACCTGCGGCCGGGCGAGACGCTGCTGGTGCACGGCGGCGCGAGCGGGATCGGCACCACGGCGATCCAGCTGGCCAAGGCGGTCGGCGCGAAGGTCGCGGTCACCGCGGGCGGCCCGGAGAAGCTGGCACGCTGCGCCGAGCTGGGCGCGGACATCCTGATCGACTACCGCGAGCAGGACTTCGTCGAGGAGTTGCACAAGGCCACCGACGGCGCGGGCGCGGACGTGATCCTCGACATCGTCGGCGCGAAGTACCTGGAGCGCAACGTGAACGCGCTCGCGGTCAACGGCCGTCTCGCGATCATCGGCCTCCAGGGCGGCGTGAAGGGCGAGTTGAACCTGGCCGCGCTGCTGGGCAAGCGGGCCGCGATCACCGCGACGACGCTGCGCAGCCGGCCGCTGCACGAGAAGGCGGCGATCGTCGCGGCGGTGCGCGAGCACGTCTGGCCACTGATCTCCGAGGGCACGATCCGTCCGGTGATCCACACGACGGTGCCGATGGAGGACGCCGCCGAGGGCCACCGGGCGCTCGACTCCGGCAGCCACGTCGGCAAGGTGCTGCTGCTCGCACCGCAGAGGGACTGA
- a CDS encoding potassium channel family protein, whose product MKLPGQDAMARKADENARVKLPRRVVEKPLRQVGKRLLMALGVLVLTVLIVYIDRAGYHDNADDTVDLLDAAYYSTVTLSTTGYGDIVPHSDSARLTNILLITPLRVLFLIILVGTTLEVLTTRTREEWRLNRWRSALRDHTVIVGFGTKGRSAIQTLCATGLRKEQIVVVDPSSKVIEAANADGFVGVIGDATRSDVLLRAELQKARQVVIATQRDDTAVLVALTARQLNRGAKIVAAVREEENAPLLRQSGADAVITSASAAGRLLGLSVLSPSAGAVMEDLIQQGSGLDLVERPVTKAEAGRNVRDTDDLVVSVLRGHRLLGYDDPQASPLQLTDRLITIVRAAPVAPLTTPTPE is encoded by the coding sequence GTGAAACTTCCCGGACAGGACGCCATGGCCCGCAAGGCCGACGAGAACGCGCGGGTGAAACTGCCCCGCAGGGTCGTCGAGAAGCCTCTGCGCCAGGTCGGCAAGCGACTCCTGATGGCCCTCGGGGTGCTCGTGCTGACCGTGCTCATCGTCTACATCGACCGGGCCGGCTACCACGACAACGCCGACGACACGGTCGACCTGCTCGACGCCGCCTACTACTCGACGGTGACCCTCTCCACCACGGGGTACGGCGACATCGTCCCGCACAGCGACAGCGCGCGGCTCACCAACATCCTGCTGATCACGCCGCTGCGCGTGCTGTTCCTGATCATCCTGGTCGGCACCACTCTCGAGGTCCTCACCACGCGGACCCGGGAGGAGTGGCGACTGAACCGCTGGAGGAGCGCCTTGCGCGACCACACCGTCATCGTCGGATTCGGTACCAAGGGGCGGTCGGCGATCCAGACGCTCTGCGCGACCGGGCTGCGCAAGGAGCAGATCGTCGTCGTCGACCCCTCCAGCAAGGTGATCGAGGCGGCGAACGCGGACGGGTTCGTCGGCGTGATAGGCGACGCGACCCGCAGCGACGTGCTGCTCCGGGCCGAGCTGCAGAAGGCCCGGCAGGTCGTCATCGCCACCCAGAGGGACGACACCGCCGTGCTCGTCGCGCTGACGGCCCGGCAGCTCAACCGGGGCGCCAAGATCGTGGCGGCGGTCCGCGAGGAGGAGAACGCTCCCCTGCTGCGTCAGTCCGGTGCCGACGCGGTGATCACCAGCGCCAGTGCCGCCGGACGGCTGCTCGGCCTGTCCGTGCTCAGCCCCAGCGCGGGCGCGGTCATGGAGGACCTGATCCAGCAGGGCTCGGGCCTCGATCTGGTCGAACGCCCCGTCACCAAGGCCGAGGCGGGCAGGAACGTCCGCGACACCGACGACCTGGTGGTGAGCGTGCTGCGCGGCCACCGGCTGCTCGGGTACGACGATCCGCAGGCCAGCCCGCTGCAGTTGACGGACCGTCTGATCACCATCGTGCGGGCGGCTCCCGTCGCCCCGTTGACCACCCCGACGCCGGAGTAG
- a CDS encoding molybdopterin molybdotransferase MoeA, whose product MTPQDTAAGGPPAEDPDGLADALALQAPPPRGHDAENRTEHPSEHHGGRHGGHHGKDRERHRATPWPEARETARKAGAALRPEPRRVPLADAIGRVLAEPLAALTDLPSFDSSAMDGWAVAGPGPWRIAEEAAVLAGHAPSATLADGTAVRIATGARVPSGATAVIRSEHARTDAGGRLHAERAVVPGQDIRPRAQECRTGEPLLPAGTPVTPVVLGLAAAAGYDDLLVLPRPRVEVLILGDELLTEGLPHEGLIRDALGPMLGPWLQALGVDVLATRRVGDDADALHAAVTASAADLVITTGGTAAGPVDHVHPVLAKADADLLVDGVKVRPGHPMLLARLGPGRHLVGLPGNPLAAVSGLLTLAEPLLRALAGRPAAEPYRAAVRDEVHGHPYDTRLVPVVHRGDRAVPLHYNGPAMLRGIAAADGMAVVPPGGARPGDTLDILDLPWSAPAAQSVTAAAAQGACFT is encoded by the coding sequence ATGACGCCGCAGGACACCGCGGCCGGCGGGCCGCCCGCCGAGGACCCGGACGGTCTCGCGGACGCCCTCGCCCTCCAGGCCCCGCCCCCACGCGGGCACGACGCCGAGAACCGCACCGAGCACCCCTCCGAACACCACGGAGGGCGCCACGGCGGACACCACGGCAAGGACCGCGAGCGGCATCGCGCGACCCCCTGGCCGGAGGCCCGGGAGACGGCCCGGAAGGCCGGTGCGGCGCTCCGCCCGGAGCCCCGCCGGGTCCCGCTCGCGGACGCGATCGGCCGGGTGCTCGCCGAGCCGCTCGCCGCGCTCACCGACCTGCCGTCCTTCGACAGCTCCGCCATGGACGGCTGGGCCGTCGCCGGCCCCGGTCCCTGGCGGATCGCCGAGGAGGCCGCCGTACTTGCCGGGCATGCCCCGTCCGCCACGCTGGCCGACGGCACGGCCGTACGGATCGCCACCGGCGCCCGGGTCCCGTCCGGGGCCACCGCCGTGATCCGCAGCGAGCACGCACGTACCGACGCCGGCGGGCGGCTGCACGCCGAGCGCGCGGTCGTCCCGGGCCAGGACATCCGCCCCCGCGCCCAGGAGTGCCGCACCGGCGAGCCGCTGCTGCCCGCCGGCACGCCGGTCACGCCGGTCGTCCTCGGCCTCGCCGCCGCCGCCGGGTACGACGACCTGCTCGTCCTGCCCCGTCCCCGGGTCGAGGTCCTGATCCTCGGCGACGAGCTGTTGACCGAGGGTCTCCCTCACGAGGGTCTGATCCGCGACGCCCTCGGCCCCATGCTCGGCCCCTGGCTGCAGGCGCTCGGCGTCGATGTCCTCGCCACCCGGAGGGTCGGCGACGACGCCGACGCCCTCCACGCCGCCGTCACCGCGTCCGCCGCGGACCTGGTGATCACCACGGGCGGCACTGCCGCCGGGCCTGTCGACCACGTCCACCCCGTGCTCGCCAAGGCTGACGCCGACCTCCTGGTGGACGGCGTGAAGGTGCGTCCGGGGCACCCGATGCTGCTGGCCCGGCTCGGCCCGGGCCGTCACCTCGTCGGCCTCCCCGGCAATCCGCTCGCGGCCGTCTCCGGCCTGCTCACGCTCGCCGAGCCGCTGCTGCGCGCCCTTGCCGGCCGGCCGGCGGCGGAGCCGTACCGGGCGGCCGTACGCGACGAGGTGCACGGCCATCCGTACGACACCCGGCTCGTCCCCGTGGTCCACCGGGGCGACCGCGCCGTGCCGCTGCACTACAACGGCCCGGCCATGCTCCGCGGCATCGCCGCCGCGGACGGGATGGCCGTCGTGCCGCCGGGCGGCGCACGGCCCGGCGACACCCTGGACATCCTCGATCTGCCCTGGTCGGCGCCCGCGGCGCAGTCGGTGACGGCAGCCGCGGCCCAAGGAGCGTGTTTCACGTGA
- a CDS encoding NTP transferase domain-containing protein, producing MTTSYDAIVLAGGAARRLGGVDKPAVTVGGRPLLDRVLGACRHAGRTVVVGDPRSTSRPVRWTREEQPGGGPLPGIDAGLRHVEAEVVLVLSADLPFLGEATVRRLVEAVDVGDAADGTDREAAVVVDAEGREQLLVAAYRTASLRRELSRMLHDRRDLAHLPVRLLTKGLRTARIDADPLDSFDCDTWEDIAAARARIREHGNVLDEWITAVKDELGIELDVDTGVLLDLARDAAHGVARPAAPLTTFLVGYAAARAGADGGPEAVAEAARKAAALANRWAAESEQGDAG from the coding sequence GTGACGACCTCGTATGACGCCATCGTGCTCGCCGGGGGCGCCGCGCGGCGGCTCGGCGGTGTGGACAAGCCCGCGGTGACCGTGGGCGGGCGCCCGCTGCTCGACCGGGTCCTGGGGGCGTGCAGGCACGCCGGCCGGACCGTCGTCGTCGGCGACCCGCGGAGCACCTCGCGGCCCGTGCGGTGGACGCGGGAGGAGCAGCCCGGTGGCGGCCCGCTGCCGGGCATCGACGCCGGCCTCCGGCACGTCGAGGCCGAAGTCGTGCTCGTCCTCTCCGCGGACCTGCCGTTCCTCGGGGAGGCCACCGTGCGGCGGCTCGTCGAGGCCGTGGACGTCGGGGACGCCGCCGACGGGACGGACCGCGAGGCCGCTGTCGTCGTCGACGCCGAGGGGCGCGAGCAGTTGCTCGTGGCCGCGTACCGGACGGCGTCCCTGCGGCGCGAGCTGTCCCGCATGCTGCACGACCGTCGCGATCTCGCGCACCTGCCGGTGCGCCTTCTCACCAAGGGGCTTCGGACCGCCCGGATCGACGCGGACCCCTTGGACTCCTTCGACTGCGACACCTGGGAGGACATCGCCGCGGCCCGGGCACGGATCAGGGAGCATGGGAACGTGCTGGACGAATGGATCACCGCAGTCAAGGACGAGCTGGGCATCGAACTCGACGTCGACACCGGCGTCCTGCTCGACCTGGCGCGCGACGCCGCGCACGGGGTCGCCCGCCCCGCCGCCCCCCTGACCACCTTCCTGGTCGGATACGCGGCGGCACGGGCCGGCGCGGACGGCGGCCCCGAGGCCGTCGCCGAAGCGGCCCGCAAGGCCGCCGCGCTCGCCAACCGCTGGGCGGCGGAGTCGGAGCAGGGCGACGCCGGATGA
- a CDS encoding dihydrolipoamide acetyltransferase family protein, which produces MAQVLEFKLPDLGEGLTEAEIVRWLVAVGDVVAIDQPVVEVETAKAMVEVPCPYGGVVTARFGEEGTELPVGAPLLTVAVGEPADGAVAPAAPQKAEAKDAESSEYSGNVLVGYGTAGPAARRRRVRRDGPVTAPATAAVAAPAAAPVSAPAPAVVDGPVPVISPLVRKLAREKGLDLRTLRGSGPDGLILRADVENAVRAAEAPAPAPAPQPVTAPAGAERSEMGAPPAEGWGRVPLRGIRGAVADKLSRSRTEIPDATCWVDADATELMAARAAMNAAGGPKISVLALLARICTAGLARFPELNSTVDTAAREIVRLPSVHLGFAAQTDRGLVVPVVRDAHTRTAESLTAEFARLTESARQGTLTPADLTGGTFTLNNYGVFGVDGSTPIINHPEAAMLGVGRIIPKPWVHQGELAVRQVVQLSLTFDHRVCDGGTAGGFLRYVADCVENPAVLLRTL; this is translated from the coding sequence ATGGCTCAGGTGCTCGAGTTCAAGCTGCCCGACCTCGGTGAGGGACTGACCGAGGCGGAGATCGTGCGCTGGCTGGTCGCGGTCGGCGACGTGGTCGCCATCGACCAGCCGGTCGTCGAGGTCGAGACGGCCAAGGCGATGGTCGAGGTGCCGTGCCCGTACGGGGGCGTGGTCACCGCTCGCTTCGGCGAGGAGGGGACCGAACTTCCGGTCGGCGCGCCGCTGCTGACGGTCGCCGTGGGGGAGCCGGCCGACGGGGCCGTCGCTCCGGCCGCCCCGCAGAAGGCCGAGGCGAAGGACGCGGAGTCCTCGGAGTACTCCGGGAACGTGCTGGTCGGCTACGGCACGGCGGGCCCCGCGGCCCGGCGACGCCGTGTCCGCCGGGACGGTCCGGTGACCGCTCCGGCGACCGCGGCCGTTGCCGCGCCTGCCGCCGCCCCGGTCTCCGCGCCCGCCCCGGCCGTGGTCGACGGACCGGTTCCGGTCATCTCGCCGCTGGTGCGCAAGCTCGCCCGTGAGAAGGGCCTGGACCTGCGGACGCTGCGCGGATCGGGACCCGACGGCCTGATCCTGCGGGCCGATGTCGAGAACGCGGTACGGGCCGCGGAGGCGCCGGCCCCCGCTCCTGCTCCCCAGCCCGTCACGGCCCCCGCAGGGGCCGAGCGAAGCGAGATGGGGGCGCCCCCGGCCGAAGGCTGGGGGAGAGTCCCGCTGCGCGGGATCCGGGGCGCGGTCGCGGACAAGCTGTCCCGCAGCCGTACCGAGATCCCGGACGCGACCTGCTGGGTCGACGCGGACGCGACGGAGTTGATGGCGGCGCGCGCCGCGATGAACGCGGCGGGCGGCCCGAAGATCTCCGTGCTCGCGCTGCTCGCCCGGATCTGCACGGCCGGGCTCGCGCGGTTCCCGGAGCTGAACTCGACCGTGGACACGGCCGCGCGGGAGATCGTGCGGCTGCCGTCGGTGCACCTCGGCTTCGCCGCGCAGACCGACCGCGGGCTCGTCGTCCCGGTGGTCCGCGACGCGCACACCCGCACGGCGGAGTCCCTCACCGCCGAGTTCGCGCGGCTGACGGAATCCGCCCGGCAGGGCACGCTGACGCCGGCGGACCTGACCGGCGGCACGTTCACGCTGAACAACTACGGGGTGTTCGGGGTCGACGGCTCCACGCCGATCATCAACCACCCCGAGGCGGCCATGCTGGGCGTGGGCCGGATCATCCCCAAGCCCTGGGTCCACCAGGGCGAGTTGGCGGTCCGTCAGGTCGTGCAGCTCTCCCTCACGTTCGACCACCGGGTCTGCGACGGCGGCACGGCGGGCGGCTTCCTGCGCTACGTGGCGGACTGTGTGGAGAACCCGGCCGTGCTGCTCCGCACCCTCTGA